The following coding sequences lie in one Marinobacter sp. ANT_B65 genomic window:
- a CDS encoding IclR family transcriptional regulator C-terminal domain-containing protein → MSHQNTDAAGADKEFLSTFARGLEVIRSFDTETPSMTLSAVAEKNHLSRASARRFLLTLQKLGYVSQNDKKFGLTAKVLELGYSYLATLDFSETITPVMEEVSYQLGESCSALVLDGVDIVYVARIPRRGLIPLNLQIGARLPAYATSGGRILMAALQGPELDGLIEKTNFEKLTAYTKGPDDLRTELQKVRSDGYAIVDQELELGMRALAVPVLDRRGTARFALNSSSHVSSVSMDRVVREYVPIMQRAARKLTDLLP, encoded by the coding sequence GTGAGTCACCAGAATACGGATGCTGCCGGTGCAGACAAGGAGTTCCTGTCAACGTTTGCGCGCGGGCTTGAAGTCATACGATCATTCGACACAGAAACTCCGTCTATGACGTTGTCGGCTGTTGCGGAAAAAAACCATCTGTCTAGGGCGTCTGCGCGCCGGTTTCTGCTGACATTGCAGAAACTGGGCTATGTCTCCCAGAATGACAAGAAGTTTGGCCTTACCGCCAAGGTGCTGGAGCTTGGATATTCTTATCTTGCGACTCTGGATTTCTCGGAAACGATTACGCCCGTTATGGAGGAGGTCTCCTACCAGCTTGGTGAATCCTGTTCCGCTCTGGTGCTTGATGGAGTCGACATTGTCTACGTCGCCCGGATTCCCCGTCGTGGCCTGATTCCTCTTAACCTTCAGATCGGGGCGCGGTTACCAGCCTACGCCACCTCCGGCGGGCGGATTCTGATGGCTGCACTTCAGGGCCCGGAGCTGGATGGACTGATTGAGAAAACGAATTTTGAAAAACTGACTGCTTATACCAAGGGGCCAGATGATTTACGAACTGAGCTGCAAAAAGTTCGTTCTGATGGCTACGCCATTGTGGATCAGGAACTGGAGTTGGGTATGAGAGCACTCGCGGTGCCGGTTCTGGATCGCCGTGGAACAGCCCGGTTTGCGCTGAACTCCAGTAGCCATGTCAGTTCGGTCTCAATGGACCGGGTTGTCCGGGAATATGTGCCCATTATGCAGCGTGCTGCCCGGAAACTTACCGACCTTCTGCCCTGA